The window CTCCTGACGGTCGCTCCCGTCACGACTCGTATCCGGCAGATCCCCGCCGAAGTCCCGCTCGGCCCTGAGGATGGCCTCCCCCAGCCTTGTGTTGTGAACCTGGACACGATCCTCACCATTGCCAAGGCCAGCCTGCGAGAGCATATCACAACGCTCAGCGCGGAGAAGCTCGAGGCGGTGGAGGCGGCGATCCGTTTCGCGCTGGCCATGGAATAAGAGGCCCTCAGTGGATCCGCTCCCGAGCCCAGCCTGGTCTGACGCTCTTTCGGCCTTCACCAAATGGCTCCAAGACCAAGGCCGTAGGCCACTCACTGTCCGGTCGTATCTGCACGACATCACCCTGCTCGCGCGTTGGCTCGCCGATAGGAGTATCAGCGCGCCGGCGCAGATTACCCCGCAGGCCCTGCGAGACTACGTCTCCTATCTGCAGCTCGCCCAGCGTCGCGAAGCGACAACGATCAACCGCAGGATCATCGCCATCCGCCGCTTCTGCGGTTTCCTGACCGAGGCAGGCCTCGCGCCGCCCGGCTTCACGCCTGCCTCCCTCCGGCCCCTTCCTCTACCACCACCGACGGCCCCCCCGATCCCATCGGCGAGACAGCTCCGCCGCCTAGCGATCGAACCACCCACAAAAACCCTCGAGACCTGGCGCGATTACGCCCTTGTTCAGCTCGGTCTCCAGGCCGGGCTTCGCCTGGGCGATCTGGCTGATCTGCAGCTTGAAGATCTCCGGCTCTCTCACGATCCCCCATGCATCAAGATCCGATCCGGAAAAGGAGGTGTTTCTCGCACCGTCTATCTCAATTCGGCCGCCAGAAAGGCCCTCCGCGCCTGGCTCGCCGTCAGGCCCCCTTCCCCTTACCAGGCCGTGTTCCTCTCACGGACCAGAGGCCCGCTTTCGCGCCGCACTCTCCACACGATCCTGACTACCCAGCTCCGTCGCGCAGGTATCCTGCACGCAACCCCTCATACCCTCCGTCACGCCTTCGCCACGCTCCTCTACCGGGAACATAAGGACCTGCTCCTCCTCAAGGAGGCCCTCGGTCATCGCAAGGTGGATACGAGCGCTCGCTATACGAGACACACCGCCCATGAGATCGCACTGGCCATTGAAGCGCTAGACACTAATGTTGGACGATCACGGCCAGAGCCCCTATATCCCCATGGTATCTAATAGCATTCTCTACACCC of the Candidatus Methylomirabilis tolerans genome contains:
- a CDS encoding type II toxin-antitoxin system PemK/MazF family toxin; protein product: MRRGDIWWAELPPPAGRRPVVLLSRDEAYAIRALLTVAPVTTRIRQIPAEVPLGPEDGLPQPCVVNLDTILTIAKASLREHITTLSAEKLEAVEAAIRFALAME
- a CDS encoding tyrosine-type recombinase/integrase, whose amino-acid sequence is MDPLPSPAWSDALSAFTKWLQDQGRRPLTVRSYLHDITLLARWLADRSISAPAQITPQALRDYVSYLQLAQRREATTINRRIIAIRRFCGFLTEAGLAPPGFTPASLRPLPLPPPTAPPIPSARQLRRLAIEPPTKTLETWRDYALVQLGLQAGLRLGDLADLQLEDLRLSHDPPCIKIRSGKGGVSRTVYLNSAARKALRAWLAVRPPSPYQAVFLSRTRGPLSRRTLHTILTTQLRRAGILHATPHTLRHAFATLLYREHKDLLLLKEALGHRKVDTSARYTRHTAHEIALAIEALDTNVGRSRPEPLYPHGI